CCGCGCCGTCTATTCGGTGGGCATGGGCTGCGCGGTGGAGGAGATCCAGGCCAAATGGGACCACGCCATCGCCCATCCCATTCCCCCGGTGGAGGTGGAGAATGCCCCCTGCCACGAGGTGATCCATGAGGGCGAGGCGGTGCGGGGGGAGGGCAATGGCCTCGATCGGCTGCCCATCCCGGTCTCGACGCCCGGCTTCGATTCCGCCCCCACCCTCTCGGCCACCAATGTCATCACCAAGGATCCGCTCACCGGCATCCAGAACATGGGCACCTATCGCTGCGCGCTGAAGGCGCCGGACCGCATGGTGGTGCGCATGGCGACGCGCGTGGGGGGCGCGGGCGGCTACCAGCATTATCTGGCCCATCAGAAGCGGGGCGACAGGGAGATGCCCTGCGCCGTGGTGCTGGGCTGCCCGCCTTATGTCGCCTTCATGGGGCCCCAGAAGCTGCCCATCGGCGTCGATGAATTCACGGTGGCCGGCGGCCTTGCCGGCGCGCCCATCCGCGTGGTGCGCGCCCGCACCGTGCCGCTCCTGGTGCCCGCCGAGGCGGAGGTGGTGATCGAGGGCTATATCGACACCACCCGCGTGGAGCCGGAGGCGCCGTTCGGGGAATCCCACGGGCATGTGGCGCTTGAGGAATACAACATGCCCATGCGCATCACCGCCATCACCCATCGCCAGGCGGCGGTCATCCCCTCTTATATCAGCCAGGTGGCGCCATCCGAATCCTCGGTCATCAAGCGCGTCGCCTATGAGCCCCTGTTCCTCTCCCACCTGCGGGACACGCTCTCCATCCGCTCGGTCAAGAAGGTGGCGCTGCACGAGCCGCTCACTGGCCTGTTGCGCGTGACCATCATCACGCTGGAGCGGGACGCGCCGCGCACGGAAGTGTGGCGGGCGCTCTATGGCGCGGCCTTCTTCAAGGGCGATTGCGGCAAGATCTGCATCGCCGTCAATGACGACATCGAGGCGGACAATGCCGATGCCCTCCTGTGGGCCATGGCCTACCGGGCCAATCCCGTGGAGGACGTACAGACGCTGGCCCATCGCGGCCAGGGCCACGGCCCCAAGCGCGAGACCCATGGGGAGGAGGATTCCACTCTCCTGATCGATGCCACCATGAAATCCCCCATGCCGCCGCTCGCCTTGCCGAAGAAGGAATTCATGGAGCGGGCGCGGGGCATCTGGGAGGAACTGGGCCTGCCGCCGCTGCGCCCCCAGCCGCCATGGCACGGCTATACGCTCGGTGACTGGCTGCCTTATTGGGACGCGGCCGCCGCGCGCGCGGTGGCGGGCGATTACCTGGAAAATGGCCGCATCAGCCTCGCCCAGCAGAAAGAGGGGCTGAAGCCGGAAACCAAGTTCCGCCCCGGCTGAGACCGCATGAAAAAGCCGGCGCGCTGCCTTGCACCGCGCCGGCTGTCGCGAGGGCGACGCCTTCAGTCGAGCTTCACGCCGGTGGTCGCCGCCACCTTCTTCCAGCGCGCCACGTCGTCGGAAATCTGGGTGGCGAAGGCGGCGGGCGTGTTGGCGACGGGCTGCGCGCCCACGTCCAGCAATTGCTTCTTCACCTCGGGCTTGGCCACGGCTGCCGCCACCGCCTTCTGGAGGGCATCCACCATGGCCGGCGGGGTGTCGGCGGGGGCGAGCAGGCCGAACCAGCCGGAGACCTCATAGCCCGGCACCGTCTCGGCCACCGTGGGGATGTCCGGCGTGCCAGGCCAGCGCTGGGCGGTGGTCACCGCCAATGCCCGCACCTTGCCGGACTGGATGGCCGCCACCGAGGAAGGCAGATTGTCGAAGCCCACCGGAATATGGCCGCCGATCACATCCGTGAGCATGGGCGCCGCGCCCTTATAGGGCACATGGGTCATCTTGATGTCCGCCATCATCTGGAGCAGCTCCGCGCTCATATGCGGCGAGCCGCCGGCGCTGGTGGAGCCGTAATTGATCTTGCCCGGATCGGCCTTGGCCAGCGCGATCAGCTCGGCCACCGTTTTCGCCGGGAAATCCGGGTTGACGATGATCACATTGGGCGTGCTCGCCACCACGGTGATGGGGGCGAAATCCTTCACCGCATCATAGCTCAGGTCGGATTTGACCGCCGAATTGATGCCATGGGTGTTGGCGGTGCCCATGAGCAGCGTGTAGCCGTCCGGCGCCGAGCGCCCAACGGCCGAGGTGCCGATGGCCCCGCCCGCGCCGGGGCGGTTGTCCACCACGAAGGGCTGCTTGAAGGTCTCGGCCAATTGCTGGGCGATGATGCGGGCGATGATGTCCGTGGTGCCGCCCGCCGGATAGGGCACCACCAGCTTCACGGGCTTGGAGGGATAGGTCTCGGCGGCGGCCGGCAAGGCGGCGGAGGCGGTGAGCGCGAGGCCGGCGGCCAGTGCCGTGCGCAGGACGGCGCGGCGGGGCATGTGGGTGCGATCCATGAGGTTTCTTCCCGATTGTTTATGAACGAAAGCGCCGGGCTCTTGTCGGCCCGGTCGCTGGGGTGGCGCGGCCGGCTCAGGCGGCGTTGAGGCCCTTCAGGCGGGGCATGAGGGCGTCGGGCACCTCGATCTCGAAGCCCAGAACGGCGGCGGAGAGCGCCTTGCCGTAATTGTCCAGCGCCAGACTGCGGGACACCCCGCCGCCCAGCGCCCCGTGGGCGACGAAGTTCAGGGCGTCGATATTATCAACCTCATAGCGCAGCACCTCGCCGGTGATGGCCGCGCCATAGAAGGCCTTGAAGGCCTCCGCCGTGAGCTGGTCCTTCAGCAGGGGATAGAAATCCGGCTCATAGGCGAAGACGGAGATGTTGGAGGTGTTGCCCTTGTCGCCGGAGCGGGCATGGGCGAGGTGCTGGAGCTTCACGCGCGGCATGGGTGCCTCTCCTCAGCTGACGAAATAGGACACGGACGGCGTCACCGCAGTGCGCGGCACGAGGGTGGACCACACGCCGATCACCTCGCGGGTGCGATCCTGATGGGGCACGCGCTTGCCCGTATGGGCGATGCCCGACACCGCCATGCCGTCCACCTCGCGGCCGACCTTGGCGGCCTCCTCGCGGGTGCGGGTGCGGGCGGCCACGCGCACCGCGATCTCATAGGGCTCGGGGGCATCGGCCGGGGTGGCGGCACCATGCACCGCATTGAGCCCCAGGAAGTCGATGCGCATGTCCTCGGCTTTCAGATCCACGATCTTGAAGCGCTCGGTGAGGATGGTCTTGGCCAATTGCGCGCGGCGCAGCGCGCCGGGGCCGGCATAGAAGAACATGTCCTCGCCGATAAAGCCCTCGGTGCAGCCCATGGAGACTTTCAGGGTGGGCGTGCGGGGCTTGCCGGTGAGGCCGGTGACGCGCACCCGGTCGGGCCCCACCTGTTCGAGCTTCGCCTGGGTGAAGTCCACCACCACGTCGGGCGTGATGTAATTGGCGGGGTCATGCACCTCGTAGAGCATCTGCTCCTTGACGGTGGCGAGCGAGACCGTGCCGCCCGTGCCCGGCGTCTTGGTGATGACGACGGAACCGTCCGCCTCCACCTCGGCGATGGGGAAACCGAAATTCCACGGCTCGGGCACATCCTTGAAGCCGGGATCGGTGAAATAGCCGCCCGTCACCTGCGCCCCGCATTCCATCAGATGGCCGATGCCGTTGCCGGCGCCCAGATGCTCATAATCATCCGCCGCCCAGCCGAATTCATGCATCATGGGGGCGAGGAACAAGGAAGGGTCCGCCACCCGCCCGGTGAGGACGATCTGCGCCCCCCGCCGGAGCGCCTCCACGATGGGCTCGGCGCCCTGATAGGCTTCCGCCGAGATCAACGTGTTGCCGAGCGTGGCGGTGGGGGCGCCGTTTTCCAGGATGGTGTCGGTCAGTTCGATCACCCGCTCGGTGATGAGCGAGCCGTTGACGGAGGCCACCTTCACGCCCGTGGCGCCCAGCTCCCGCAACAGCTCCACCACCCGCTGGGCGGCACCGTCCGGATTGATCCAGCCCTGGTTGGAAATGATCTTGGTGCCGCGCTTCAGCGCCGCCGGCAGAACGGCGCGCATGCGGTCGTCGAGATAGGTGTCATAGCCGGGAAAGCTGGGGTCGCGGCGGGCGCGCACCTGGGCGGCGGAAATGGTGGCCTCGGCCATGGTCTCGAAGCACAGATAATCGAGGTCGCCCCGCTCTGCATTGAGCCGCGCCGGCTCCACCCGATCGCCCCACCAGGCCGAGCCGGAGCCGATCCGCACGGTTTTGGTCATGGCTGTCCTCCCATCGTCATTCTCGTTGCGGACATTCTTCATCCGGGGTGAAATGGCGCAATGCCTCGCGCGGCAAAGGGGCTGTGACTGTGGTTCACAGGGCGGTGCAGCATGAAGGGGAGGCATCGTGGACAAATATGGCGAGATGACCGTCTTCCTGGCGGTGGTGGCGGAGGGCTCCTTTTCCGCCGCCGGGCGCAAGCTCGGGCTCTCCCCGTCTGCGGTCTCAAAGCTCATCGGCCGGCTGGAGGCACGCCTGAAGGTGGCGCTGTTCGAGCGCGTGGCGGGTACGCTGCGCCTGACCGAGGAGGGCGATACCTTCCGCGCCGCCGGGGAGCGGGTGGTGGAGGCCATGGCGGCGGCCGAGGATGCGGTCAGCGCCGGCAGCGGGGAAGTCTCGGGCCTGGTGCGCATCCATACCGCGCTGACCACGGCCAAATATCTCATCGCCCCCCATCTGCCGGAGATCTTCGACCGCCATCCCGGCCTGCGGCTGGAATTCGTGCTGGGCACGGAGCGGGCGAACTTCGCCCGCCAGGGCATCGACGTGGCCATCCATTCCGGCCGGCCGACCGAACTCTCCCTCATCGGCCGCCCCCTCATGCGCCGGCCCTGGACCATCGCCGCCGCCCCCTCTTATCTCGCCCGCCATGGCAGGCCGGCGCGGCCGGACGACCTCCTCTCCCACCGCTGCCTCAACTTCACCATCCGCACCCAATGGAATTCCTGGACCTTCCACGAGGAGGAGGAGGGGCTGAAGACCATCGACATTCCCAGCCATATGGGCGCCGACCAGGGGGAATTGCTGCGCACCTTCGCGCTGGTGGGGCTCGGCATTGTGCGCCTCGCCCATTTCCACATCGCGCACGATCTGGCCGCCGGGCGCCTGGTGCCGCTGCTCACCGATTTCCAGGAGCGCACGGACGATGACCGCTTCTATCTGCTCTATCTGCGCGGCCGCGCCCGCGCGCCGCGGGTGAAGGCGGTGATCGACTTCCTGGCGCGCAAGCTGAGGTGAAAGGGCGCCTTTGCCGTTCGTCAAATCCAGTCTTGGCGTGCCCGGCTAAGCTGTGCCTCAGATCCGCCACGCGGGCGGCGGAGCGGGGCGACGAGACCAAAGGGAGGTGTGGACATGCTCATCGATCGGCGCAACCTGTTGCGGGCCTCGGCCCTTGGCGCGCTCACGGCGCCCTTCGCGGCGGCGGGCCTTCTTGGCGCCTCCCCGGCGCAGGTCCAGACGGCGGCGGGGCGGCCGGGCTTCCTGAAGGCCAAGGACATTGCCGAGGCGGCCTATGTGTTCGGCCTGCCCATCGTGATGAATTACGGCGTGATGTACGAATACATCATCGACCGCAACAGCGGGCAATGGAAGGCGCCGTTCAACGCCATCTATAACGAGGCGCGGGTCTTCACCTGGCAGGACACCACCATCGTCACGCCCAATTCCGACACGCCCTATTCTTTGCTGTGGCTGGATCTGCGGGCCGAGCCCCTGGTCATTTCCGTGCCGGACGTGGACCCCAAGCGCTATTATTCGGTCCAATTCTGCGACGGCAACACCTACAATTACGGCTATATTGGCAGCCGCGCCACCGGCAGCAAGGCGGGGAAGTATCTCGCCGTGGGGCCGGACTGGCAGGGCGAGACGCCCGCCGGCATCAATGGCGTGTTCCGCTCCACCACCCAATTCTCGCTGGCCATCTTCCGCACCCAGCTCTTTTCCCCCTCCGACATGGACAATGTGAAGGCGGTGCAGGCGGGCTATCAGGTCCAGCCGCTCTCCGCCTTCCTGGGCAAGCCCGCGCCCGCCGCGCCCGCTGAGGTCACCTTCCCCGCTTTCTCCAAGGAAAAGGCGAAGACGGACTTTTTGGACTATCTCGACTTCGCGCTCACCTTCGCCCCCGCCCGGCCGGAGGAGGCGGAGATCCGCGCGGCGCTGGCCCGCATCGGGGTGGGGCCAGGCAAGACCTTCAATTTCAAAACCCTGTCGCTGGAGGACAAGGCCGAGGTGCTGCTGGGCCTTGCCGAGGGCAAGCGCAAGGTGGATGAGAAGGCCGCCTCCATCGGCACCGACGTGAATGGCTGGCGCCTGTCCTCCACTTTCGGCGATGCCGCCTTCTTCAACGGCGACTGGCTGATGCGCGCGGCGGCCGCCCAGCTTGGCATCTATGGCAATGACGCGGTGGAGGCGGCCTATCCCGTCACCCGCGTGGATGCCAAGGGCGAGACGCTGGATGGCGCCAAGAAGAATTACACCATCACCTTCCCCGCCGATGCCCTGCCGCCGGTGAACGCCTTCTGGTCGATCACCATGTATGACGGCAAGACGCAGCTGCTCATCAAGAACCCCATCGACCGCTATCTCATCAATTCGCCCATGCTGCCGAACCTGAAGCGCAATGGCGACGGCTCGCTGACCCTCTATATCCAGGCCACCTCCCCCGGCCCGGACAAGGAAGCCAACTGGCTGCCGGCCCCCGCCGGCCCCATGTACATCGCCATGCGCCTCTATTGGCCGAAGGAGACCCCACCCTCCATCCTGCCCCTGGGTAAGGGCACCTGGCAGCCGCCGGGGATCGTGGCGGGGTGAGGGGAAAGGGGGCGGCGGGGGTGACCTGCGCCGCCCTGGTGGTCTGGTCATTAACGTTGACATCCCACTTCCAGCACTCGGCAAGGAGCTTCTTGACCCACCGCAGAGTGTGGGCATAGGTTGTGTTGAATGCGCAGAGGGGCGTTTTAGTTGAGCACTGCACTCGATGAAGTGGTTTTGGCCTTAGCTGATCCCGACACCTCAGAAAGTGGCGGCGCTCACAATCAGAAAGGAATTGAATTTCAGAAGAACTGGGCGATCGTGAAAATGTTCTCCTTGAAGGAGAATGGCAATATCGACTTCCTTTTTTTATTTGAGGCAGTCCAAGACGTTGCCATATTGAACTCTTCTACCGTCCCGACCAGAATAGAAATATTTCAAGTCAAGAAAAAAGATCGCTTGGAATGGACGTGGGCTTCGCTCACGAACCTGCATTCCCCCGACGCTCCTTCAAAGAAGGCGAAGAGCAAGGTCAAGAAGGCGAAGCCTCTCGATGGGGTCGCCGACAGCCCACTTGGAAAGCTCTTTGCCTCGCTTGCCAGTTTCAAAACATTGGAAAGTTCGGGAAGTTTTATTTCCAACGCGGGATGTAATCTTGTGCTCGCTTCAGGCGGCAACGTCGCAACATCCCTCCCGGTCGCGCTC
This genomic interval from Aquabacter sp. L1I39 contains the following:
- a CDS encoding UbiD family decarboxylase, with protein sequence MPAPDRPYNDLHDHLDALSEKGLLVTVDRPIDKDSEMHPLVRWQFVGGMDEKDRKAFLFTNIVDGKGRRYDIPVVVGAMAANRAVYSVGMGCAVEEIQAKWDHAIAHPIPPVEVENAPCHEVIHEGEAVRGEGNGLDRLPIPVSTPGFDSAPTLSATNVITKDPLTGIQNMGTYRCALKAPDRMVVRMATRVGGAGGYQHYLAHQKRGDREMPCAVVLGCPPYVAFMGPQKLPIGVDEFTVAGGLAGAPIRVVRARTVPLLVPAEAEVVIEGYIDTTRVEPEAPFGESHGHVALEEYNMPMRITAITHRQAAVIPSYISQVAPSESSVIKRVAYEPLFLSHLRDTLSIRSVKKVALHEPLTGLLRVTIITLERDAPRTEVWRALYGAAFFKGDCGKICIAVNDDIEADNADALLWAMAYRANPVEDVQTLAHRGQGHGPKRETHGEEDSTLLIDATMKSPMPPLALPKKEFMERARGIWEELGLPPLRPQPPWHGYTLGDWLPYWDAAAARAVAGDYLENGRISLAQQKEGLKPETKFRPG
- a CDS encoding Bug family tripartite tricarboxylate transporter substrate binding protein translates to MDRTHMPRRAVLRTALAAGLALTASAALPAAAETYPSKPVKLVVPYPAGGTTDIIARIIAQQLAETFKQPFVVDNRPGAGGAIGTSAVGRSAPDGYTLLMGTANTHGINSAVKSDLSYDAVKDFAPITVVASTPNVIIVNPDFPAKTVAELIALAKADPGKINYGSTSAGGSPHMSAELLQMMADIKMTHVPYKGAAPMLTDVIGGHIPVGFDNLPSSVAAIQSGKVRALAVTTAQRWPGTPDIPTVAETVPGYEVSGWFGLLAPADTPPAMVDALQKAVAAAVAKPEVKKQLLDVGAQPVANTPAAFATQISDDVARWKKVAATTGVKLD
- a CDS encoding AtuA-related protein is translated as MPRVKLQHLAHARSGDKGNTSNISVFAYEPDFYPLLKDQLTAEAFKAFYGAAITGEVLRYEVDNIDALNFVAHGALGGGVSRSLALDNYGKALSAAVLGFEIEVPDALMPRLKGLNAA
- a CDS encoding acyclic terpene utilization AtuA family protein, which produces MTKTVRIGSGSAWWGDRVEPARLNAERGDLDYLCFETMAEATISAAQVRARRDPSFPGYDTYLDDRMRAVLPAALKRGTKIISNQGWINPDGAAQRVVELLRELGATGVKVASVNGSLITERVIELTDTILENGAPTATLGNTLISAEAYQGAEPIVEALRRGAQIVLTGRVADPSLFLAPMMHEFGWAADDYEHLGAGNGIGHLMECGAQVTGGYFTDPGFKDVPEPWNFGFPIAEVEADGSVVITKTPGTGGTVSLATVKEQMLYEVHDPANYITPDVVVDFTQAKLEQVGPDRVRVTGLTGKPRTPTLKVSMGCTEGFIGEDMFFYAGPGALRRAQLAKTILTERFKIVDLKAEDMRIDFLGLNAVHGAATPADAPEPYEIAVRVAARTRTREEAAKVGREVDGMAVSGIAHTGKRVPHQDRTREVIGVWSTLVPRTAVTPSVSYFVS
- a CDS encoding LysR family transcriptional regulator — its product is MDKYGEMTVFLAVVAEGSFSAAGRKLGLSPSAVSKLIGRLEARLKVALFERVAGTLRLTEEGDTFRAAGERVVEAMAAAEDAVSAGSGEVSGLVRIHTALTTAKYLIAPHLPEIFDRHPGLRLEFVLGTERANFARQGIDVAIHSGRPTELSLIGRPLMRRPWTIAAAPSYLARHGRPARPDDLLSHRCLNFTIRTQWNSWTFHEEEEGLKTIDIPSHMGADQGELLRTFALVGLGIVRLAHFHIAHDLAAGRLVPLLTDFQERTDDDRFYLLYLRGRARAPRVKAVIDFLARKLR
- a CDS encoding DUF1254 domain-containing protein, with product MLIDRRNLLRASALGALTAPFAAAGLLGASPAQVQTAAGRPGFLKAKDIAEAAYVFGLPIVMNYGVMYEYIIDRNSGQWKAPFNAIYNEARVFTWQDTTIVTPNSDTPYSLLWLDLRAEPLVISVPDVDPKRYYSVQFCDGNTYNYGYIGSRATGSKAGKYLAVGPDWQGETPAGINGVFRSTTQFSLAIFRTQLFSPSDMDNVKAVQAGYQVQPLSAFLGKPAPAAPAEVTFPAFSKEKAKTDFLDYLDFALTFAPARPEEAEIRAALARIGVGPGKTFNFKTLSLEDKAEVLLGLAEGKRKVDEKAASIGTDVNGWRLSSTFGDAAFFNGDWLMRAAAAQLGIYGNDAVEAAYPVTRVDAKGETLDGAKKNYTITFPADALPPVNAFWSITMYDGKTQLLIKNPIDRYLINSPMLPNLKRNGDGSLTLYIQATSPGPDKEANWLPAPAGPMYIAMRLYWPKETPPSILPLGKGTWQPPGIVAG